Proteins encoded by one window of Leptospira stimsonii:
- a CDS encoding class I SAM-dependent methyltransferase, whose translation MSFRDHFSSHSSSYSEFRPCYPRELFAYLKSLVPNGNVVWDCGTGNGQAAVSLAEFFDKVIATDPSENQIANAESHPRVEYRVAKAEESTLENSEVDLITVAQAFHWFDFEPFYKEVLRVGKKNGILAIWGYGLHRIIPEIDSLIDRLYGEIVGSYWPPERRYVEEEYKTISFPFEKITPPFFSMKEEWTVDQVLGYLRTWSSVQKYIQKNESDPVLLIEENLRSAWGDEKTRMVEWPLFFRIGRLPS comes from the coding sequence ATGAGTTTCAGAGATCATTTTTCCTCTCATTCTTCTTCTTATTCCGAATTCAGACCCTGTTATCCAAGAGAACTCTTCGCCTATCTAAAAAGTCTCGTTCCGAACGGAAACGTCGTCTGGGACTGTGGAACCGGAAACGGGCAAGCCGCGGTTTCGCTCGCGGAATTTTTCGACAAAGTGATCGCGACCGATCCGAGCGAAAATCAAATTGCAAACGCAGAATCTCATCCTCGCGTCGAATACCGCGTCGCAAAGGCAGAGGAATCTACATTAGAAAATTCTGAAGTAGATTTGATCACCGTAGCGCAGGCATTTCACTGGTTTGATTTCGAACCCTTTTATAAGGAGGTCCTCCGCGTCGGGAAGAAAAACGGAATTCTCGCGATTTGGGGATACGGTCTACATCGAATCATTCCTGAAATCGATTCTCTCATCGATCGTCTCTACGGCGAAATCGTGGGTTCCTATTGGCCCCCGGAAAGAAGATACGTGGAAGAAGAATATAAAACGATCTCTTTCCCTTTCGAAAAAATCACACCCCCTTTCTTTAGTATGAAAGAAGAATGGACCGTGGACCAAGTCCTCGGTTATCTAAGAACCTGGTCCAGTGTTCAGAAGTATATTCAAAAAAATGAAAGTGATCCCGTGCTTCTCATCGAAGAAAATCTACGATCCGCTTGGGGAGACGAAAAAACGAGAATGGTGGAATGGCCCCTTTTCTTTCGAATCGGGAGACTTCCATCTTGA
- a CDS encoding polysaccharide deacetylase family protein: MQTKLFISKNVKTSLSMLGILSLLIPTLLTASPVDDFLNPPKKRKTSSSSPKLEPERSPGERQSPTSDDSPEIVSKKNPKEKSEAANVNAVASKTEEKNLPKKSRNSKIQDKKETKNSDSSKTKKKKYEDALPTVKDDTPSSPSYSIQGIDSASGGGVPVLCYHHLAPEGGPMGGYNLHPKLLEEQFKFLKAAGYKPIRLDQFYEYISGKKPSDFPEKPILLTFDDGSKTHLEQLVPLLKKYGFVASIFIYPTIISSGKKYYMTWDQLKTALDSGVLDLGSHTLYHPKLPTMSRTLIRKQLLESKQILEAKTGRKVVDLAYPFGLFDPRVIEEAKAIGYRMAFTVNPGKNVPGTPVYNVHRSLVPWGQSQSAFNAILTMAPPPKISISIADGSWVKTGQEFKIHLEGVQTESVSIKIKSKDVIAENKAPDYTVRIPDFAKKSTFLPLMIHAKTKEGKQIQYQYLFINQKEFKKHPDGAF, from the coding sequence ATGCAAACAAAACTATTTATTTCCAAAAACGTAAAAACCTCTCTCTCTATGTTAGGGATTCTTTCCCTTTTGATCCCGACCCTTTTGACGGCTTCACCCGTAGATGATTTTCTCAATCCACCGAAAAAAAGAAAAACTTCGTCTTCTTCCCCGAAGTTGGAACCGGAACGTTCGCCTGGAGAACGGCAATCTCCCACTTCGGATGATTCTCCCGAAATCGTTTCCAAAAAGAATCCGAAAGAAAAGTCGGAAGCGGCCAATGTAAACGCGGTTGCTTCGAAAACGGAAGAAAAAAATCTCCCCAAGAAATCCAGAAATTCTAAAATCCAAGACAAAAAAGAGACGAAGAATTCAGATTCATCCAAAACGAAAAAGAAGAAATACGAAGACGCTCTTCCAACGGTTAAGGATGATACCCCTTCCAGTCCGAGTTATTCCATTCAAGGAATCGATTCGGCTTCCGGCGGCGGAGTTCCCGTTCTCTGTTATCATCATTTGGCCCCGGAAGGTGGTCCTATGGGCGGTTACAATCTTCACCCGAAACTTCTCGAAGAACAGTTTAAGTTTCTCAAAGCCGCAGGTTATAAACCGATTCGTTTGGATCAATTCTATGAATACATTTCCGGTAAAAAACCCTCGGATTTTCCGGAGAAACCGATTCTTCTTACGTTTGACGACGGATCCAAAACGCACTTGGAACAATTGGTCCCTCTTCTGAAAAAATACGGTTTTGTCGCTTCGATCTTTATCTACCCTACGATCATTTCTTCTGGTAAGAAGTACTACATGACCTGGGATCAACTGAAGACCGCACTGGATAGTGGAGTTCTGGATCTGGGTTCTCATACCTTATATCATCCGAAACTTCCTACGATGAGTCGTACTTTGATCCGGAAACAATTGCTCGAATCCAAACAAATCCTGGAAGCTAAAACCGGAAGAAAGGTCGTGGATCTCGCCTATCCTTTCGGTCTTTTTGATCCCCGCGTGATCGAAGAAGCAAAGGCCATTGGGTACCGAATGGCGTTTACGGTAAATCCTGGGAAGAATGTTCCTGGGACACCGGTTTATAACGTGCATAGATCCTTGGTTCCTTGGGGTCAGTCTCAATCCGCGTTCAATGCGATTCTTACGATGGCACCGCCTCCGAAAATTTCGATTTCGATTGCGGACGGTTCTTGGGTAAAAACGGGTCAAGAGTTTAAGATTCATCTTGAGGGAGTTCAAACCGAATCGGTGAGTATTAAGATCAAAAGTAAGGATGTAATCGCGGAAAACAAGGCTCCGGATTACACGGTGAGAATTCCGGACTTTGCAAAAAAATCCACATTTCTTCCTTTGATGATCCATGCAAAGACCAAGGAAGGAAAACAGATTCAATACCAATATCTTTTTATCAATCAAAAAGAATTCAAGAAACATCCGGACGGGGCATTCTAA
- a CDS encoding tetratricopeptide repeat protein, which translates to MNPFVSRSKLLSKSLFCLTFFLISSCSSEQEKTEETISFRESNRSPFQEGNSLFKKGDFISAIEFYSRELDANPDNPSSLNNRGLAKSKSGDEEGAISDYSQAIERKQDYAVAYNNRGFAKIEISDYQGAIEDFTSAIRFRPKYSNAFNNRAVAKWAVKEKKNACEDWKQAEDLGHREASKSFDKFCN; encoded by the coding sequence ATGAATCCTTTCGTTTCTCGATCGAAACTTCTTTCGAAATCGCTGTTTTGCCTAACCTTCTTTCTTATTTCTTCTTGTTCTTCCGAACAGGAGAAAACGGAGGAGACGATTTCTTTTCGAGAATCGAATCGTAGTCCTTTTCAAGAAGGGAATTCTCTTTTCAAAAAAGGGGATTTTATTTCTGCGATCGAGTTTTATTCGAGAGAATTGGATGCAAATCCGGACAATCCCTCTTCTCTGAACAATCGTGGACTCGCGAAGAGCAAGTCCGGAGACGAAGAAGGGGCCATTTCTGATTATAGTCAGGCGATCGAAAGAAAACAGGATTATGCCGTCGCATACAACAACCGGGGATTTGCAAAAATCGAAATCTCCGATTACCAAGGTGCGATAGAAGATTTTACTTCGGCAATTCGTTTCAGACCGAAATATTCCAACGCGTTCAACAATCGCGCCGTTGCCAAATGGGCGGTGAAGGAAAAGAAGAATGCGTGTGAAGATTGGAAACAAGCCGAAGATTTAGGTCATCGAGAAGCGTCGAAATCGTTCGACAAATTCTGCAATTGA
- a CDS encoding LB099 family protein, giving the protein MEIYEKEKRKLLSASTPEQYIELSIKSKLTGPKKSSITSEWLTSTGYTIDDIKYARNRHPFWRKKRNQGSYERNSKRLEQHNYYRTDQKIVWDKDKLAKFFDLNLKGMTDHELARSFKTSIPAVNHIRRKFRFASQLLELDKQKPAKAGILKLCAHSESVLKRLIREKEGK; this is encoded by the coding sequence ATGGAAATCTACGAAAAAGAAAAACGGAAACTACTTTCAGCATCAACACCGGAGCAGTACATCGAGTTATCGATTAAGTCAAAGCTTACCGGTCCAAAAAAATCTAGTATCACTTCGGAATGGCTTACGTCAACCGGGTATACGATCGATGATATCAAGTATGCGAGGAACCGACATCCCTTCTGGAGAAAGAAGAGGAACCAAGGTTCTTACGAACGCAACAGCAAACGACTTGAACAACACAATTATTACCGAACGGATCAGAAGATTGTTTGGGATAAGGATAAGCTCGCGAAGTTCTTCGACCTCAACTTGAAAGGTATGACTGATCATGAGTTGGCGAGAAGCTTTAAGACTTCCATCCCGGCAGTGAATCACATCCGTCGCAAGTTTCGCTTTGCAAGCCAACTCTTGGAACTAGACAAACAAAAACCTGCAAAAGCGGGAATCCTGAAACTCTGCGCACACAGTGAATCCGTCTTAAAGAGATTGATTCGGGAGAAGGAAGGGAAATAA
- a CDS encoding LEA type 2 family protein, which produces MKSTLALLLLPFLFFSLSACAQLQTLKGKIKTPEISFERVEIAEITLEDIKLLIQTEVNNPYPISLPASSLDLDVKIEGTQFSKVNLSLEAISGSSKKQLPIEVKLKYSDLAALYKKVPGKKELLIRIEGEAGLPLPEKYRVIAGTESLKFPFQDERLIPAVLPNIEIRNFKILKPDVAKITESANSEEIAKKAVSFLDALLSPKNRKSPGSAINAGLEALDISIDTEFDLVLNNKAASDLKFQDLNFELFLENDKFLTGSPVNIVNNGKESILTIKTSFPLKSVSNSIANAVTKRSSSFRLSGKASVVCPGVSTDPIGFGFLKEGNFRW; this is translated from the coding sequence TTGAAATCTACATTGGCCCTTCTTCTGCTTCCCTTTCTTTTTTTCTCCCTCTCCGCTTGCGCGCAATTGCAGACGCTCAAGGGGAAGATCAAAACTCCTGAGATCTCTTTTGAAAGAGTGGAGATTGCGGAAATCACTCTCGAGGATATTAAACTTCTCATTCAAACTGAAGTGAATAATCCTTATCCGATTTCCCTTCCCGCTTCCAGTCTCGACTTGGACGTGAAAATCGAAGGAACGCAGTTCAGCAAGGTGAATCTGAGTTTAGAAGCGATCTCCGGTTCCTCGAAAAAACAACTTCCGATCGAAGTGAAGCTCAAGTATTCCGATCTCGCCGCTCTCTATAAAAAAGTCCCCGGTAAAAAAGAACTCTTGATTCGTATCGAAGGAGAAGCAGGACTTCCTCTTCCTGAAAAATACAGGGTCATCGCCGGCACAGAATCGCTCAAATTCCCGTTTCAAGACGAAAGATTGATACCTGCGGTTCTTCCCAATATTGAAATCCGTAACTTCAAAATTCTCAAACCGGACGTGGCAAAGATCACCGAATCTGCTAACAGCGAAGAGATCGCAAAGAAGGCGGTTTCCTTTTTGGATGCTCTCCTTTCTCCTAAGAATAGAAAGTCTCCCGGTTCCGCAATCAATGCCGGCCTGGAAGCTCTCGATATCTCCATCGATACGGAATTTGATCTGGTTCTAAACAACAAAGCCGCTTCCGATTTGAAGTTTCAAGATCTCAACTTCGAACTCTTTCTTGAAAATGATAAATTTTTAACGGGTTCTCCAGTGAATATCGTGAACAACGGTAAAGAATCGATTCTTACCATTAAGACAAGCTTTCCTCTGAAGTCCGTCTCCAACTCGATTGCGAATGCGGTTACAAAACGAAGTTCTTCCTTTCGTCTTTCTGGCAAAGCGTCAGTCGTTTGTCCGGGTGTTTCAACGGATCCGATCGGTTTTGGTTTCTTAAAGGAAGGTAACTTTCGTTGGTAA
- a CDS encoding acyl-CoA thioesterase has translation MKAETLSPIRKNPKTQIEIRWDELDPNQHVNNKNFQGYLDETRMRAMRNWGFSMENLRAQCFGPIILSVRMDIKREISYPENVLIESDLFLKSPTRTFFEQRIITLSNQSLSCKASTDWVILNLNSKRPSSFLEAFGLNEAARSGPL, from the coding sequence ATGAAGGCGGAAACTCTCTCTCCCATTCGTAAGAATCCTAAAACACAAATTGAGATCCGTTGGGACGAACTGGACCCAAACCAGCACGTTAATAACAAAAATTTTCAGGGTTATCTGGATGAAACTCGCATGAGAGCCATGCGAAACTGGGGATTTTCGATGGAGAATCTCCGAGCGCAATGTTTTGGCCCGATCATTCTTTCCGTTCGTATGGATATCAAACGGGAAATCTCTTATCCGGAGAATGTTCTCATCGAATCGGATCTTTTTCTCAAATCTCCTACCCGTACCTTCTTTGAACAAAGAATCATAACTCTTAGCAACCAGTCTCTTTCTTGCAAAGCGAGCACGGATTGGGTGATCCTAAATCTCAATTCCAAGAGACCTTCTTCGTTTTTGGAAGCGTTCGGTCTGAACGAAGCCGCACGTTCTGGACCTTTGTAG
- a CDS encoding ArsR/SmtB family transcription factor has product MELLEAKAYSGTRPRQILSALKALSDETRVRILHILSLSPLNVQEITEVLRMGQSRVSRHLKILTDAGFLIPEREGSWVYYRIPEEKKTPDFSSEITDLLLTYKEELPFREEDQIQISEILSRRDQKNTFYFNNVAQDWESIQKDVLDPALYRKKILSYLPNSSSVIYDLGCGPGGLIPYLLTKSDQVIGVDSSPKMVEEAQVAFAGNSHVSLIHSPLENVASSATKQADAVVASMVLHHLSNPPGVIREIYKILKPGGTFCLVDLKKHNQEFMRDNFSDLWLGFDYSLLQDWLEFSGFTVRAHEEFETGNVFKILIIQATKKED; this is encoded by the coding sequence ATGGAGCTTTTGGAAGCCAAAGCCTATTCAGGAACTCGCCCGAGACAGATTCTCTCAGCCCTAAAAGCGCTCTCGGATGAGACAAGAGTGCGAATTCTTCACATCCTCTCGCTCTCTCCCTTGAACGTCCAAGAAATCACGGAAGTTTTAAGAATGGGCCAGTCCAGAGTTTCCAGGCATCTCAAAATCCTTACTGATGCAGGCTTCCTCATCCCAGAAAGAGAAGGTTCCTGGGTTTATTATAGAATTCCGGAAGAGAAAAAGACTCCCGATTTTTCCTCGGAAATCACCGATCTCCTTCTTACTTACAAAGAAGAACTTCCTTTCCGAGAAGAAGATCAAATTCAGATCTCCGAGATTCTTTCCAGAAGAGATCAGAAAAACACATTCTATTTTAATAATGTAGCTCAGGATTGGGAATCGATCCAAAAAGACGTCTTAGATCCCGCACTCTATCGTAAGAAAATTCTTTCTTATCTTCCGAATTCTTCCTCCGTCATCTACGATTTGGGATGTGGCCCTGGAGGATTGATTCCCTATCTTCTCACAAAATCGGACCAAGTGATCGGAGTAGATTCTTCACCTAAGATGGTGGAAGAGGCGCAGGTTGCGTTTGCTGGAAATTCTCACGTATCTTTGATTCATTCCCCTCTGGAGAATGTGGCTTCTTCGGCGACCAAACAAGCCGATGCCGTAGTGGCGTCGATGGTCCTTCACCATCTTTCCAATCCTCCGGGAGTTATACGCGAAATTTATAAAATACTAAAGCCGGGCGGAACCTTCTGTTTGGTCGATCTTAAAAAACACAACCAAGAGTTTATGAGAGATAATTTCTCCGACCTCTGGTTAGGCTTTGATTATTCTCTTCTTCAAGACTGGCTTGAGTTCTCAGGCTTTACCGTAAGAGCACATGAAGAATTCGAAACTGGAAACGTTTTCAAAATATTAATCATTCAAGCAACGAAAAAGGAGGACTAA
- the ahcY gene encoding adenosylhomocysteinase codes for MSAITQEKGLSYKVKDLSLADWGRQEIILAEKEMPGLMALRQEYKGKKPLAGARIAGSLHMTIQTAVLIETLIELGAEVRWSSCNIFSTQDHAAAAVAKAGVPVFAWKGESEEEYWWCIEQTIFFGDKGPNMILDDGGDLTAYVHEKYPQLLSEIRGISEETTTGVKSLYKLLKKGELKVPAFNVNDSVTKSKFDNLYGCRESLADGIKRATDVMLAGKIALVCGFGDVGKGSAASLRNFGARVIVTEIDPICALQASMEGYQVLRVEDIIEQVDIVVTATGNDDIITLEHMKAMKDGAILCNIGHFDTEIQMSRLNGEKGVTKKEIKPQVDKYTFADGKSIIVLAEGRLVNLGCATGHPSFVMSCSFTNQVLAQIELYNTKYELGVYTLPKHLDEKVAALHLEQLGVRLTKLNQKQADYLGVPVNGPFKPENYRY; via the coding sequence ATGTCCGCAATTACACAGGAAAAGGGTTTAAGCTATAAAGTAAAAGACCTCTCTCTCGCAGACTGGGGAAGACAGGAAATCATCCTGGCAGAAAAAGAAATGCCTGGTCTTATGGCATTGAGACAAGAATACAAAGGTAAAAAACCTTTGGCCGGAGCAAGAATCGCAGGTTCTCTCCACATGACGATTCAAACTGCAGTTCTGATCGAGACTCTTATCGAACTCGGAGCGGAAGTGAGATGGTCTTCTTGTAATATCTTTTCAACTCAGGATCACGCGGCGGCGGCCGTTGCAAAAGCGGGAGTTCCCGTATTTGCATGGAAAGGCGAAAGTGAAGAAGAATACTGGTGGTGTATCGAACAGACCATCTTCTTCGGAGACAAAGGACCGAATATGATTTTGGACGACGGTGGGGACTTAACCGCCTACGTTCATGAAAAATATCCTCAATTGTTAAGCGAAATCCGCGGGATTTCCGAAGAAACAACTACGGGCGTCAAAAGTCTCTACAAACTCCTCAAAAAAGGAGAATTGAAAGTTCCTGCGTTCAACGTAAATGACTCCGTTACAAAATCGAAATTCGACAACCTCTACGGATGCCGTGAATCTCTCGCGGACGGAATCAAAAGAGCGACTGACGTTATGCTCGCTGGAAAGATCGCTCTTGTTTGCGGTTTTGGGGACGTTGGAAAAGGTTCTGCGGCTTCGCTTCGCAACTTCGGAGCGCGAGTCATCGTAACCGAAATCGATCCTATCTGCGCTCTTCAAGCTTCTATGGAAGGATATCAAGTTCTTCGTGTGGAAGACATCATCGAACAAGTGGACATCGTAGTAACCGCAACCGGTAACGACGATATCATCACTCTCGAACACATGAAAGCGATGAAAGACGGAGCGATTCTTTGTAACATCGGACACTTCGACACCGAAATCCAAATGTCCAGATTGAACGGAGAAAAAGGCGTAACCAAAAAAGAAATCAAACCGCAGGTGGACAAATATACTTTTGCAGACGGTAAATCGATTATCGTTCTTGCGGAAGGACGTCTTGTAAACTTGGGTTGCGCAACCGGTCACCCTTCTTTCGTAATGTCTTGTTCTTTCACGAACCAAGTATTGGCTCAGATCGAACTCTATAACACGAAGTATGAACTGGGAGTTTATACTCTTCCAAAACATCTGGATGAAAAAGTTGCGGCTCTTCACCTAGAACAATTGGGAGTTCGTTTAACAAAATTGAATCAGAAACAAGCCGACTATTTGGGAGTTCCGGTCAACGGACCTTTCAAACCGGAGAATTATAGATATTGA
- a CDS encoding indolepyruvate ferredoxin oxidoreductase subunit alpha, giving the protein MAYVVTEPCRNCKYTYCAAVCPVEAFREGTDCLYIEPSVCIDCNKCRPECPVEAIYPDYEVPSIWQSWIAENAQKSKYSPAIIDVKVPLKGQGCLNSEY; this is encoded by the coding sequence ATGGCCTACGTTGTCACGGAACCTTGCAGAAATTGCAAATATACATACTGTGCCGCGGTTTGTCCGGTGGAAGCCTTTCGAGAAGGAACCGATTGTCTCTATATTGAACCTTCCGTCTGCATCGATTGCAACAAATGCAGACCGGAGTGTCCGGTGGAAGCGATCTATCCGGATTATGAAGTGCCTTCGATCTGGCAGAGCTGGATTGCGGAGAATGCCCAGAAATCGAAATATTCTCCAGCGATTATTGACGTCAAAGTCCCTCTCAAAGGTCAAGGTTGTCTCAACTCGGAATATTAG